One Phalacrocorax carbo unplaced genomic scaffold, bPhaCar2.1 SCAFFOLD_263, whole genome shotgun sequence genomic window, CGCTGCCGCGGCTGCACGGGCAGATCCTGCGGGTGAAGGACCGGGACGACGTCCCCACCGTCATGGTGGGCAACAAGGCCGACCTCCTCCCCCAGCGCCAGGTACCCCCGCGGACCCCCCGGGACGCCCCACGACCCCCCCCCGGACCTCCCGCAACCCTATGGGACCCCCCAGGAACCCCCCGGAAcctcctgggacccccccggAACCCCGTGAAACAGCCCTGTTTTTACACGGATCCAAAAAAGGGCAGGACAGGAAGTGCCGACCCCAACCAGGCCTCTTGGTTTGGCCCAAAACAGGAAGTCCCGCCCTCTCTGGGCACAGGGCAGGAAGTTCCGCCTCCCCGGCCTGTTTGGGTTGGCCGAGAACAGGAAGTCCCACCTTCTCTGGAAGCAGAACCGGAAGTTCTGCCTGCTTCGGCCTGCTTGGTTTCACCCAGGACAGGAAGTCCCGCCCctggcggccatcttggttcCGCTCCCAGTAGGAAATCCCGCCCTCTCGGCCCAGGGTGCCCGTTTTGGTTCTGCTTCCAACAGGAAGTCCCGCCCTCCCGTCCcagggcggccatcttggttcCGCTTCCAACAGGAAGTCCCGCCCcatggcagccatcttggttcCGCTTCTGACAGGAAAGTCCCCGCCCTCTAGGCCCAGGGCGGCCACGTtgagcccctccccaggcccccaGCCCTCCCGGCAGCCATCTTGGTCGCGCCATCCGTCCCTGCCACCCCTTGCCCCCGCGGGGGgatgagggagggagggagggggggaaggtgggggtcggggggctcAGGCCACAGCCCCAGGcgccccctgccccccgccaggtgctgcgggaggaggCGCAGGCCTTCGCGCGCCAGAACCGCCTGCGCTACCTGGAGGCCTCCGCCAAGACCCAGCTCAACGTGGACGAGGCCTTCCACGAGCTCGTGCGGGCTGtcaggtggggggggggcgctggggacACCCCAAAAACCCCGGGGacccgcccccagcccccgctgaaccccttcccttccccccctttgCTCTCCTGCAGGCGCTTCCGGGAGCAGGAGAcccccccggcgctgccccccgccccccgccgcaaggacccgcccccgctgcccctgccccctccTCTGAGCCCCCACCCCGCGGGCTTGGGGGGGGCCGAGGGGGGCGGACGTGTGTAGAGAGCCTGCGCCCCAAATCTGGGGGCAAACAACCCCCTCCCAGAGCCAAGGGAGAGGGGCAaagacccccccccccttcttgcAGACCCCCCCTCAAGTCCTAGTTTTGGGGGGGCCACTTGCCAACGCCACCCCACGGGCCGTTTTGGGGAGCCCCTTTTTGCAGACACTGGCCCCCCATAAAATGGATCCCCTCCTCACAGACCCCAGCAGATCTATCTTTGGGGGAaccccccccccagatcccctCTTTGGGCATCTCCTCTTTAgatcccccccagcccctatcTTGGGGCCCCCTCTACAAGGGGGTCTCCAGGGccccccccttcttttctaGCCCCACCCAACCTATTTTGGGAGCTCCCTCCCCCATGGGACCCCCTAAACCCCCCAACTTGGGCTCCCAAGAGTCCCCTTCTtcctgccaccccccccccccccatttggGATCTATCCTATATTGGGGGGCCCCAGGACCTCCCCTCCTTcaacacccccccccctccactTTGGGGTCCCAgagccccccagctccccaatTTCGGGTCCAgcctcagcccccacccccacctttTTTGTGGGGTCCCCTTTGTTTCACCCCAGATGCATGGGGGGGctcccccagggccccccagcTTCGCTTGGACACATCCCCccgccctggggtggggggacacgcacacatgcccccccccccaagcggTATCACGAGTTTTGGGGGGCCCTGGTGCCCCCCTAGTTGCTGTAAAtaccacccccccccccttgggGGAGGGGCACACATTAAAGTGCCTTTaatgcacacgcgtgtgcgagAGATCATGTGTGTGCATGGGGGGGTGTGGGAGACCCTCCCCCCCAGTCGTGCGAGGGGAGCCCTGGGGGTAcaagacacccccccccccccccaaattgtGGGAGACCCCCAGGACCTGTCAGGACCCCACTTGTGCAAGACCCCCCCGAAGTCGTGTGACCCCCCCAAATCTGAGCCCCCCCCGGTCCTACAAGACCCCTCGTGTTGCCCCCCAAGACTGAGCCCCCCCCAAATCTGAGCCCCCCCAAGTTATgtgacccccccaaacctgaGCCCCCCCAATCCTACAAGACCCCTCCTGTTGCCCCCCAAGACTAAGCCCCCCAAAATCTGAGCCCCCCCCCCAAGTCATAAGACCCCCCACCCCATTCCCACAACCCCTCCCAAACCCTCCGCCgcccccgtgaccccccccacccccccccggagcccccccccccccaaaaacgAGGAGACTCGGCAACGATAAAAAGGTCTCGGCAACACCCACGACACGGCCCGACACGATACACGtagaaaaggggggggggagcacGGGGAgggccccccccaaacacccccccgccccccaacacccccccgcccccccaacccccccccccgcccaaggGGGGGGCCCATCTCGGGCCGGATTGGGCGATTTGATGGGTGGTGGGGGGGGTATCAGCgtgagggggggtggggagggggggcaggagtgggggggggccgggggggccccccaatatatataataataattataataataattaaaaaaaaaactgaaatgaaaaaaaaaatgggggaggGGTGGCGATCtgcccccggggggggggcaaattgctcggggggggggggaatctgccccgggggggggcaAATAACCCCGGGGGGGGTAAATCCGGTCCCCGGGGGGGGCGATCTGCCCCCGGGGGGGGGTGTtaatggggggggtgggtggcaAATTGCCCCATGGCGGGGGGTAAAActgccccgggggggggcaAATCTGCCCGGGGGGGGGATCGGACCCCCGGGGGGGGTATCTgccgccgcgggggggggggatctgcccccggggggggggatcTGACCCGGGGGGGGCAAATCTGGCGATACAATATGATACATAGAGACTTTGACCCTATACACTATATAcaacccccccggcccccccaaaacgccgggggggggcagcggggggaccccaaccccccccccaatccaTCCAGATGGGGGAGGGGCGACTTGGCAATAAATAGCTcgggggagggggttgggggagggCTGATGGTCCTTTTtgggccccccccaccccttggcATGGGCCCCCCCGCCCttaacacccccaccccccccccgaaaTACTTATATACaggacccccctcccccggggggggacacacacacacagaggctggTCCCAATGAGGGGGGGGGCAAAAAGGGGACCCCAGGCTTctgcgcccccccccgcccccctccccaaataaCCCTGTTCCTTGCCTGGGGTGTGGAGTGGACCCAgctcggggggggggagggggggaaacgggggacccaggcatttgggtgcccccccccccaaaaaaaggggtCCCAGGCGCCGGAGCCCCCCCCGACGGAGACCGGAGGCTACTAAATAgacatttatacatatatatataaataaggGTGCTCCGCCGGGGGGGGCGCAGGGcccccctttttttgggggggggttttgctgggggggtccccacttGCCTCTGCCAGTGCCCGTTGGACCCCCCCACCTTGTGCCCCCCGCTAAAAGAGgggtcctggggacacccccccacccccccctcaGGGGCTGTCACCAATTTTGGGGGTCCCTGTAAGGGAGGGGCCCCAatcctggggggggggcggcccccAAAGAGGGGGGGCTCTGTGTTCCCAAAGGGGGGGGTCTGTGTCCCCGGAAAGGGGGTGTCCCCAgtggggggtccctgtggcTGGGAGGGGGGTCCCCGTCACCGGGGGTGGCCCTGTCCCTTGTGGGGGGGGGCGatggggggggcacgggggggggacacccctcCAACGTTGGGGCGTCCCCATTTTGGGGgtctccctgtccccagggccacgTCCTTGTCCCCATCGGGGGGTtgtccccagcctgggggggggggtccccattCCTGGGGGGTTCGGCCCCATCCTGGGTGGGGGCCCCcatccttggggggggggggtgtcccagggaTTGCCCCCACCCGGGGGGTGTCGCCAAGGAGGGTGTCCCATtccggggggggtgtgtccCCGCTCCGGGGGGGGGGTCCTGTCCCCGTCTGGGGGGTCTGTCCccgttttggggggggggtccatCCCCACTCAGGACAATTTGGCCCCATTCCGGGGCACATGTTCccatgctgggggggggggggggcgtccCACCCCatgggggggtccctgtccccacgggggggtccccatccccacggggggggggggtggtgtcaCTGTCCACACAGGgggtgtcccctgtccccatggggggggtgtgtgtgtgaaagggggtgtccccatccccacaggggggggtccccatccccacagggGGTGTCTCTGTCCCCACGGGGGGGGTTCCCCATCCCCACaggggggtccccagcccctgcaTGGGGTGTCTCTGTCCCCAGGGGGggttccccctccccacagggGGTGTCTCTGTCCCCCACGGGGGGGGTTCCCCATCCCCACGGGGGGGGTTCCCCATCCCCACAGGGGGTGTCTCGTCCCCATCAGGGGGTCCCCGTCCCCACGGGGGGTGTCTCTGTCCCCGcgggggggtccccatcccatcagggggtccccatccccgcaGCGGGTGTCTCTGTCCCCATCAGAGGGCCCCCATCCCCGCTTGGGGGGTAGCTCTGTCCCCACGGGGGGCTGCCTCTGTCCCCACAGGGGGGGTTCCCCGACCCCGCGGGGGGGTCCCCGTCCCCGCAGGGGGGTGTCGGAGCCCCCCGTGCCCGGGGGTCCGCGGCGGCTCAGGCGCACTTGGTCTGGGCCTGGGCCAGGAGGTCGCTGAAGGAGTCGAAGAGGCGCTCGAGCCAGGCCTGGTTGCGCATGCACTGCTggaccacctcctcctgccccaggtcCTCGTCCTGCCCCTCGATGGCCGTCGTCTGCGGGGACAGGGACCCCGTCGCCGCCGCGGAcgcccccccgcgccggggagaggggggccggggggcgggggggggcgggggagggcaCCCCCGCGCGAGGGAGGGGCACCaggaggggcggggaggggtcgtgggggcgggggagggcaCCCCCCGCGCGGGGGGAGGGGCACCaggaggggcggggaggggtcgtgggggtgggggagggcaCCCCCGCGCGAGGGAGGGGCACCaggaggggcggggaggggtggggaggggtcgtgggggtgggggagggcaCCCCAGCGCGAGGGAGGGGCACCAGGAGGgtcggggaggggcggggaggggtcgtggggtgggggagggcaCCCCCGTGCGAGGGAGGGGCACcagaggggcgggggaggggtggggaggggtcgtgggggtgggggagggcaCCCCAGCGCGAGGGAGGGGCACCAGGAGGgtcggggaggggcggggaggggtcgtgggggtgggggagggcaCCCCCGCGCGAGGGAGGGGCACCaggaggggcggggaggggtcgtgggggtggggggagggcaCCCCCGCGCGAGGGAGGGGCACCaggaggggcggggaggggtggggaggggtcgtgggggtgggggagggcaCCCCCGCGTGGGGGAGGGGCACCaggaggggcggggaggggtcgtgggggcgggggaggggcacCCC contains:
- the LOC135310922 gene encoding ras-related protein R-Ras-like produces the protein PHSPPSFGALPRLHGQILRVKDRDDVPTVMVGNKADLLPQRQVLREEAQAFARQNRLRYLEASAKTQLNVDEAFHELVRAVRRFREQETPPALPPAPRRKDPPPLPLPPPLSPHPAGLGGAEGGGRV